A region of the Bacillus sp. NP247 genome:
AATGCTGCGTTGCATCCTATTGATACCCTCAGTACGATGTATAATGTATTGTCAGATTCATTTATTAATGATGTAATAAATGGAGATGCTGAAAGTCGTGCTAAATGGGGAAGTTATGCTTTAACACAAGTTGGATTAGGACTTATTGGTGATAAAGGATTAAGTAAAGCAAGTAAATTAGGTCAAGCGGGTAAAGTAACCAAACTAGCAAAAAATAAGATTCCGCAAGCTATTTCACATATTACAAGTAATTTACAATTGGGAGATCGCTTTGCTCTTGCAGGTATGGGTTCTATGAGAATTGAAATACCTACAATTAAAGATTACTTTGTTAAATCAAGTAGTGTAAAAAGTAAAGGACTAAATAATAAAACTGAAACAAATCTTGAAAAGTTAAAAAATAAACATGCTGATATTATTGAGAAACATCTAGATAATTATGCTGCAGCAGTAAATTCTAATAGTCCTTGGAAATGGAGGAAGATTAGTGGTGGAGAAAAATTAACAGCCCCCCAAAAAGCTATTATTAAGCAGGTTGCTATTGAGAAAGGTTTAATACCTGATGTTCCTATGAAATTAGGTACACAATATCCTGATTTTAAGAAAGCTAGTTTAATTATTAAATTGGATGAGTTACCAGAGGAAATGTGGTTGGCAAGTGACAAACAACAATTTAAATGGTTAGATGATAGAATATCTGGTGGACGTCCACCTGGTACTACCTGGCATCATTCTGAGATTCCAGGTAAAATGGAATTAGTACCATTTGGAATACATAATAGCATATTTCATAAAGGTGGGCGGAGTGAAGGGCATTGGTCTTATAGATCTAAAGGTAGGTAAAGAATTGGAGGAATTAAAATGAAGATTAAAAATGGTAGTGAACTTCAATCACCAAATGATGAATTAATTGAATCATTTGAGGAATATTGTGAGATAAAATTACCAACTGATTTTATAGATTTTTTGAAAAAATATAATGGTTCTATTCCAATTACTAATGTTTTTTTACATGAAAAAAACGAACTTTTAATTGAACGTTTCTTATGTTTGTTGGAGGACCCAGAAGATGATGATGAAAATGGTTGGTATGATATAGAGGTTGTATTATCTGATATCGATACTCGTTTAACGGATGATGAAGATTTAACAGGAGTAAATGTTATTCCGTTTGCTGTTTTATTCGCAGGTGATTTTCTTTGTTTAGATTTTAGAGAAAAAGAAATACCATCTGTTGTGGTATGGTATCATGAAGAATCAGAAGAGTTGAATCCAGTAACTAGTGAAGTTGCAGATAATTTTAGTGATTTTTTAAGTATGTTAAAAGAATAATGTAAGAAAAGTAATTAAATTTTATTTATGGGTTTGAATTTGTATTAAAGTTTTTTGCTTTTTAATAGGTTGATATATATTTTAAAAGAAATTAAAGGAGAAATGTATCAAGGATATTATCCTTTTCTTCTTTATTGACACCAATGTATTTAAGTGGAATTTGTGGTGTACTGTGATTAAGAATTTCTTGTAACATAGCTACATATTTTGTTTGTAGAACCAATAGCCGAAGGTTTTCCGCATGGTGTGAGTACCGATGGATTCTACATCAGCAAAATCTCCGGCTTTTTGCAATTGTCGATAAGCCTGGATCTTACTAATGGATTGATCCCCTTTTCTTGAAGGGAATAACCAGGTACTTTCTAGTGCTTGGGCATACGAATAGACTTCATCAAAAATAGAAGTAAGGTTAATCATGCGTTCTTTCTCTGTTTTTCCTTCTTTGATCTTAAATTCTTTTCTTTTTTTTCATTTTAACTTTACTATGGTTTGGGTTTCAATTTGGAGTAGATCGCTGACACGTAATCCTGTATGGATCCCAATAAGGAAGAGAATATAGTCTCGTTCAGAATAATGACGTTTGAGAGCCCATTTCATATCTTCAATCTGTTCTTTACTTCTGATGGGGTGGACATCAATGAGATGTGGTTTTTTGTTCACGGATTTTTAACATCTTTATTTACAGTGTTTTGAATGTAAACTAATAATAAAAAATTTGCTTTCAAATTAGAAAAGGTTAGTCCCTCACTCCACTCCAGCTAAAAACCTCACACCCAAAAACAAAGGGGAACTCAATTGTTCAAGCTCATATAAAGTTTCAATCTTGTCTAAGCATCCATTAGGATATACAATTGATCATCCATTTTTCTTTACATAATCTCCAGATACAGTCCATATCAACTATAGATTCTTGGCTTATGCTAAATGTAATCAAAAAGCAAGTAGATAAAGATAATGACTAAAACATTAACTCTAGATACTTTTTTGATGAATATTACAAATAAACAGGAGGTAATGAAAAATGATTAAAACATTATTAGCAGGAGCACTTTTAAGTACAGGATTGGTAGCGGGAGGTGCAGTAGGTGCAGATGATGCGAAAATGGACAATTTAAAGTCAAATGAAGATAGTTCAAATCAAGTAATTACACAAAGTGCAGATGGAACAACGTCTTTCTCACAAAACTTTGATTTACCTAAAGATGCAGTGCCAGCAACTCCTAAAGAACATGCAAAAACTGTTGAAAGAACAGAGGGTACAGGTTCTCAAGAAGGAAAAATGGTACCAACAAAAGAAGGTACAGATTCTCAACCTGGATTTGAAATGGGAGCCCCTGAAAAACCAGAACATGCAAAAACTGTTGAAAGAACAGAGGGTACAGACTCTCAAGAAGGAAAAATGGTACCAACAAAAGAAGGAAATTAAATAATATATAGTTATAACGAAGAGCATCCAAAAAGTGGTGCTCTTTTTATATTATAGGGATCAACTGGTTTTACTCAATATAGAACTGTAGCGGGAATTCAAGCTAGAATATGGGTTACTGTCTCTTCAAATCATGGTGTTTGAAGCGCTAGTTTTGGTGGTAACGTTACAACATAAACATTTTATTAGAGATTTTTTGAATTTACATACACTCTAGATAAACTACATATCAACTTCAGATACTTGTTTTATGATACAAGTAATCAAACAAAAGGAGGGCAATACAAAATGATTACAACAGTATTAACAGGGCACTCTTTTAAGTACAGGAGATTATTAAAAGGTGGAGAAAATGTTGAAGATGTACAGACAGATAAACATATTCCATATGAACAAAATGAATTGCAGCAAACTCTAGAAAAGTACGATTCGAAGAAATTTGAGTTATAAAAAGAAAATAGATAAATATAGTGAAAATAGATAAATTGACAAGAGAAAAGCACTTTGTGTATATCACAGGTGCTTTTTATTTTCATTTTGATATAGGGCTTGAATTAAATTTTCACACTAAAATATATACGGCAAAAAGGGGGGAGTTCATTGCACAAAGTTATTTATGGAATATTAATTTTAATTTATACTTTGTATTCATTTTTTGTAAGTGATGGAAGTGAAGTAAGGTTTATTATGGTGTTAACTATAGTACTTATCTTTTCTGTGGTTTTAGAAAAAGGAAATGCAAACAAAACGACTGATTAAAGGTCTTTTTGTTTGCATTTTTTAGTTGGCTATTAAAGTCCAGATGTTTTAGGGATAGCGCCAAATCGCCATCAAGCTTAAAGAACGATTTATCCCCAAACAATAAAAACGAGCTTTTTATTACAAGCTAGCACCAAATTTCGTTTTTGGGACACTATTAAATTTTTAGTTGATGAAAACACCCGCCTAAAATAGAAAACTTTTGACCTAGTATCATTTATTCCGTAGCTTTTAAGGTATTTAACACGACTTTGGTTGCGTCTGCAATAAGTTTATCATCGTATTTAGCATCTTCTTTATCATGATTAGAAAGTATAGCAAGAACAATCGGCTTTTTATTTGGTGGCCAAATAATTGCGATATCATTTCTTGTTCCGTAAGATCCCGCGCCTGTTTTATCAGCTACTTCCCATCCTTTTGGTACGCCCGCACGAATCAATTTATCTCCAGTTGTATTTCTCTTCATCCAATCTACTAATAGTTCACGTTTTTCTATTGGAAGTGCAGTTCCTAATGTAAATGATTGAAGTGTCTTAGCTATCGCTTCTGGTGTACTGGTATCATGTGTTTCTCCTGGATGCACTTCATTTAATTCAGGTTCAAATCGTTCTGAAGTAGTAACAGTATCTCCTATTTCTTTCAAGATTTTTTCAAATTCAGAGGGCCCCCCTAACTGTTTAAGAATCAAATTATGTGCTGTGCTGTCACTATATCGAACAGAAGCATCTGCAAGTTCTTTTAACGTCATTCCTGTATCAACATGCTTTTCAGTAATTGGATTATAATTAGAAAGATCTTCATGAGTATACGTAATCCTTTGATCAAGAGCTTCTAATGAGTTCTTGCGTAAAAGAGCGCCCACAGCTAATGATTTAGATGTAGATGCAAATGCAAAACGATCATCTGAATGATAAGCAACAGTTTGATTTGTACCTGTGTCCAGTGCATAAATACCAAGCTTAGCATCATATTCTTTTTCAAGCTTAGCGAAAGATTGATTACCTGTATTCTCTTGTTTAATTTGATTAGCTTGATTCGTTTGTTTAGGTGGTTCAGATTGAGTGTTACTATTGGAACAGCCTATAAGTGATACACATGAAAGTAATACTACAGGTACAATCTTTTTGTAATGTAAAATGTTAAAGAACTTGTTTAAAACGAACATAAATTTTCAACCTCTTTCAAGAATATATGGATTTTGTCTAGGTATTCTAAATACCAATGCAATTAAGGATGGCATAGGGTAACAATACTACTGCAGCTAAAATTTCACAGGTTAAATGACATCCAAAACGTTTATCCCGCTATTCGCCGGGCAGTAAGACCCCCACCTCAAAATTCAGCGGAAGCAAAGAAGTTAGGCAGGGGTCGGGCTGCCCGTAAAAGCCCGATTGGTGAGGGCTGATAATCAGCTGGGGATGAACAAAACCCCCACTGATTAAAGTTTCACTTTATATGATTGATAAGTCACGGTTTGGGTTGTTTCTTTTTTTTTTCACTTGTAATGGTTCACCTGTGAAAGTATTAAACTTGTAATACTTAACCGTAGTATTACGATGCATTTTTTTCACTTTTTGGGATAATAACTCCTTTCTTTTTTTGGTAATACATAAAAATAGATGTCAAACGGGATATGTTGTATCCAATCTGGACAACTAATGTTAGAAATACACTTATTAGACACTCTAAGGGATAAATTTGTTCCACTTTAAGATGAGGAAGAATTTGGGGCTTGTAAAATAACAATGGAACTACGTGTTTTTTCGTCATACAAAAACCTCTACATATAAGTAGAGGTTTTTAAATTATATATGAATGAATTATGCTTTTTTAGATAAAGCAAATTGAGTTCAGTTAAACGAAGAACATAGCATACGTAATTTTAACTAGATTTATTATTAGCTAGTTTATCTCCACCATTAAGCTCCGCCTCAATCTGCGAAGTCTTCGATGACTCATCCATACGCCAATACGTAATAAAGCTTATCGCGATACATCCAGCTACGTAGAAATAGAATAGTGATTCCATTCCGATACTTTTTAGCCATAATGCGATAAATTCCGCTGTTCCGCCGAATATCGCAACGGTTAGAGCATATGGTAAACCTACGCCTAGTGCGCGAATTTCAGTTGGGAAGAGTTCTGCTTTTACAATTGCGTTAATGGATGTGTAACCAGTAACGATAATGAGACCGACCATCATGAGTAAAAATGCCACCATTGGGTCTGTTGTTTTTTCCATAAAGAAG
Encoded here:
- a CDS encoding SMI1/KNR4 family protein; this encodes MKIKNGSELQSPNDELIESFEEYCEIKLPTDFIDFLKKYNGSIPITNVFLHEKNELLIERFLCLLEDPEDDDENGWYDIEVVLSDIDTRLTDDEDLTGVNVIPFAVLFAGDFLCLDFREKEIPSVVVWYHEESEELNPVTSEVADNFSDFLSMLKE
- a CDS encoding HNH endonuclease, which translates into the protein MELVPFGIHNSIFHKGGRSEGHWSYRSKGR
- the blaIII gene encoding class A beta-lactamase BlaIII codes for the protein MFVLNKFFNILHYKKIVPVVLLSCVSLIGCSNSNTQSEPPKQTNQANQIKQENTGNQSFAKLEKEYDAKLGIYALDTGTNQTVAYHSDDRFAFASTSKSLAVGALLRKNSLEALDQRITYTHEDLSNYNPITEKHVDTGMTLKELADASVRYSDSTAHNLILKQLGGPSEFEKILKEIGDTVTTSERFEPELNEVHPGETHDTSTPEAIAKTLQSFTLGTALPIEKRELLVDWMKRNTTGDKLIRAGVPKGWEVADKTGAGSYGTRNDIAIIWPPNKKPIVLAILSNHDKEDAKYDDKLIADATKVVLNTLKATE